The Funiculus sociatus GB2-C1 genomic interval AGAAATTTTAGATTTGACGACTCTGGAATTTAACTTGTTATCTACTTTTATCAGTCATCCCGGTAGAGTTTGGAACCGAACGCAACTAATAGAGAAACTTTGGGGGGATGACTTTTTTGGGGATGAACGAGTTGTAGATACTCATGTGGCGCGGTTGCGGAAAAAAATTGAGCCAGATCCAGCCAATCCTAGCTTTATTAAGACGGTGGTAGGTGTTGGCTATAAATTTGAAGATGCCATAGGATAAAAATGCCGTTGAATAAAGTTGGATTGCGATCGCGTCTATTTCTTTCCCACCTCTTAGTCATGATGGTAGGAGTGGGTAGCCTACTGGCGATTAGCAAATTGTCTTCCCCGCGCTTTTTTATCGTGCAGCTGCAACAAATCGAAATTTCCGGGGTGCAAGTACGCTATGCCCGGAGACAGCTGGTAAGAAGCTTTGAAACAGCTTGGAGTCGCAGCACCTTATTATCAGTTCTTGTGGGTGCTACCGCTGCTGGTGGATTGAGCTATTTGGTAACGCGGCGGATCGTCCAGCCTTTGAAACAAATGGAACAAATCACCCAAAAGTTTGCTGCCGGACATCTGGATGAACGACTACCAAACAGCGAAATTCGGGAACTCAATCGGCTGGCTGCAAGTTTTAATCGCATGGCATCCAGTCTCGAAGGAGTGGAACAGCGGCGACGGGAACTTATTAGCGACCTCACTCACGAACTTCGGACACCCCTAACAGTGATTCGCGGTTATTTGGAGGAGATGGCTGACGGCGGAATTGAACCATCGCCAGAAGTTTACCAGCAGCTGGTGCGCGAAACCACTAGGTTAGAGCGGTTAGTCAACGATTTGCAGGAACTTTCTAAGGCGGAAGCTGGCTATCTGC includes:
- a CDS encoding sensor histidine kinase produces the protein MPLNKVGLRSRLFLSHLLVMMVGVGSLLAISKLSSPRFFIVQLQQIEISGVQVRYARRQLVRSFETAWSRSTLLSVLVGATAAGGLSYLVTRRIVQPLKQMEQITQKFAAGHLDERLPNSEIRELNRLAASFNRMASSLEGVEQRRRELISDLTHELRTPLTVIRGYLEEMADGGIEPSPEVYQQLVRETTRLERLVNDLQELSKAEAGYLPINLQPVNLRPLLESLVERFSEQLLEDGPVALKLDCPPQLPPVLADIDRVEQVLVNLLGNALLYTSFGSITVRVWSASQRLWIAVVDTGKGIAPEDLPHVFERFWRADESRQNSRGTGIGLAISSRLIELQGGQIEVESKLGMGSTFRFFLPLA